In Pyrodictium occultum, the genomic window AGGAGGTTGCCAAGTTCCTCGTGGGCTACCGGGATACTGGAGAGCCTAGGGACTGCGTTATAGTGGATGCCAGGTTCGCTAAGCCGGTTGATATACGCGTACTCTGCCCGGTGAAGGACCTAATACATACTCCTGCAGATGTAGTGAACGAGGCCATCTATAGGCTCCTCGCTAAGCTGATACGGGAGCACCGCACCACGCTCATATTCACTAATACGCGGAGCGCAACTGAGAGGGTCGTGTACAAGCTCAAGAAGATGCTCAAAGAAGAGGGCATAGCAGATATTGATGAGATCGAGGCCCACCACAGCAGCCTCAGCCGGGACGTGAGGCTCTCCGTGGAAGAGAAGCTCAAGCGGGGAGAGCTGAGGGTAGTAGTATCCTCGACAAGCCTTGAACTCGGCATAGACATTGGCTATATAGATCTGGTGGTGCTCCTAAGCAGCCCCAAGAGCGTCTCCAGGATGCTCCAGAGGATAGGAAGAGCAGGGCACCACATACGCCAGGTGAGTAAAGGCAGGATAATAGTCGTTGACCGCGACGACCTTGTTGAATGCACTGTGTTGGCCAAGGCGGGCATGGAGAGGAAGATAGATCGTGTTCATATACCGAGGAACCCGCTTGACGTGCTGGCCCAGCACCTCGTCGGCATGGCTATAGAGAGGAAGTGGAGCATAGAGGAGGCGTACAGGCTGGTCAAGAGGAGCTATACTTTCCACACGCTATCGTTCGAGGACTTCATGTCGGTGCTCCGCTTCCTGGCGGGCCGCTACGGCCTAGAAGAGCACAAGGTATACGCTAAGATCTGGCTTGACGAGAAGGAAGGGGTCTTCGGCAGGCGCCGTGGGGCGAGAATGATCTACTACCTCAACAGCGGCACCATACCGGACGATGTCAAGGTGAAGGTCTACACGCTTGAAGGCCGCTACGTGGGAGACCTCGAGGAGGCCTTCGTCCAGATACTTGGGCCTGGAGATATATTTGTCCTTGGAGGCCGTACCTACGAGTTCATACGCTCCGAGGGTATGAGGGTCTACGTCAAGCCCGCGGAGGGCCAGAAGCCTACCGTGCCCAGCTGGTTCTCTGAAATGCTGCCACTGGCCTTCGACTCGGCGCTCCTAATAGGAGCTTTCCGCCGCCGGGTAGCGGACATGATTAGGAATGCTGTGCCGAAGAGCGAGGCCGTGAAGCGTATAGCATCGGAGTATAACCTTGAGCCCCACGCGGCCGAGAACATATACAACTACATACTGGAACAGTACCTGTTTACCGACGGGCTTGTACCCAGCGACAAGCTGATACTAGTAGAGATCTTCCACGACCATGACGAGGAGTCCACGTCGATAATATTCCACTCGCTCTTCGGCAGGAGGGTTAACGACGCATTGTCTAGAGCATATGCATACAAGCTCACTAACATGACCAATACTAATGTACGTGTAACCGTGACCGACAACGCCTTCATGCTCACCGTGCCGGGGATAAGAAATGACCTAGACGTGCACAGCCTCGTGTACAGCGTAACCCCAGAGAACATAGACGATATACTGAGGAGGGTGCTCCGGAACACTGAGCTCTTGAAGAGGAGGTTCCGCCACTGCGCGGAGAGGGGCTTCATGCTACTACGCCGCTACCGTGGACGCACCCGCGACCCGCACTCACTGCAGCTCAATGCGCAGGCGCTGCTCGAGGCTGTGGAGCGTATACCAGACTTCCCACTGCTCCGAGAGGCTTACCGGGAGATACTGGAAGACTATATGGATATAGAGAACGCCAGGCTCGTGCTCCGCTGGATCCACAACGGCGATGTGAAGGTGGCGCTCTTCGGGCCAACCAGCGTGCCAAGCCCATTCGCCCACCACATAGTGGTGAAGGGCTACAGCGACATAGTGCTGATGGAGGACCGGAAGAAGATGCTTATGGAGCTGCACAGCCGGGTTATGGAGCTGTTGGCTGAGAGGCTGGGCAGGGCGAGCGGGGAGGCTGCAGCCGTAGGGGGAGAGTAGGAGGGGCTCGGCGAAGGACCACCTCGTCACTAGCTGTTTCCCTCGGCTCGATCCCGGGGTATCTCCTCAACGCCCCCATGGCTTAGCTAGAGAGGCATTTCCCTTATTACTTCCAGGCCCGGCACTCTACTCCCCAGAACACGGGATCCTTATTGCCGTGCAGCTTGCGCAATAAGTACTTGATACCCACCATCGACGATCTTGACAAATACTTCGGCATTAAGGGCTCCAAGATACTGATAAGGATAGACATCAACAGCCCGATAAAGCCGGAGACCGGCGAGATACTCGACGACAGCAGGATACGCGCACACGCCGAGACGCTGCGAGAGCTCGTCGAGAGAGGAGCCGCTGTCGTCGCTATGTCGCACCAAGGGAGGCCCGGGGAGAGCGACTTCGTCAGCCTGAATAAGCACGCCGAGCTGCTCGAAAAGCATACGGGGATGACAATCCATTTTATAGACGACGTCATAGGCCCCGCCGCCCGCGAGGAGATAAAGAAGCTGAGGACGGGCGAGATACTGCTCCTAGACAACACGCGTCTCGTATCCGAGGAGATTATCGAAGCTACGCCGGAGAAGCATGCTGAGAGCATCTTTGTCAGCAGGCTAGCACCCCTCTTCAACTACTACATTAACGACGCGTTCGCCACCGCCCATAGAAGCCAGCCCAGCATTGTAGGCTTCCCCATGAAGCTCCCATCTGCAGCCGGCCGTGTAATGGAGAGAGAGCTAGTAGCTCTGTCAAAGCTCTACAACCCGGAGGAGAGGCCACGAGTCTTCGTGCTAGGCGGGGGGAAGGTTCACGACACCCTGAGGATTCTCGAGTATCTACACAGCAATAGGGCTGTGGATAGGATTCTCGCCACGGGTCTTGTGGCAGAGCTCTTCCTCGTCGCCAAGGGCGTGGATATCGGCGAAGCTAATATGAAGGTGCTGGAGTCGAAGGGGCTGTTAGCACTCCTCCCACGGGCCAGACGGTTGCTGCTAAAGGGTCTCCCTATAGAGACCCCTGTGGACTTCAAGACACTTGTGAACGATAATGTAGAGGTAGAGGCGATAGGCAGCAGCATCAAAGGCGTTATAAAAGACATAGGGCCCCAGACGATTAAGATGTACGTGGAGATCATGAAAGAGGCCAGGCTAATAGTCCTGAGAGGCCCCGCCGGCGTGATAGAGGATCCCCGGTTCCAGGATGGGAGCAAGGAGCTACTGCGGGCTGCAGTAGAGAGCAGCGCCTATGTGATAGTTGGCGGCGGCCACCTCAACAGCATTGCGGCTAAGCTGGGGCTCAGCGAGCGCCCCAACCTGCACATAAGCACGGGTGGCGGCGCGCTTCTCCTGTTCCTGGCCGGGGAGGATCTGCCAGGCCTGGTAGCCCTGGCTAAGTCAGCCCAGAAGTTCTTCGACAAATTCCTGAAGCAGGCCGCTCTCCCCTAAACCTCTTTGAGACGGGCACCCTAGAGAGAGGTGGAGGTGGCCGGCTTGGCCCGGGTAAAGGTGGCTGTGAACGGATTCGGCACCATAGGGAAGCGTGTCGCCGAGGCTGTTATGAAGCAGCCGGACATGGAGCTGGTCGGTGTCGTGAAGACTAAGCCGGACTATGTTGCCAGGTACGCGGTTTCGAGAGGCATACCGCTCTACGCTCCCAGCGACCGCCTGGAGGCCTTCCAGGAGAAGAGGGTGCCCGTGGAAGGGTCCCTAGAGGATCTCCTCGGCAAGGTAGACGTCGTGGTTGATGCCACGCCTGGAGGCATGGGAGCCAAGTATAAGCCCCTCTACGAGAAGTACGGTGTCAAGGCTATTTTCCAGGGCGGCGAGAAGGCTGACGTAGCCGAGGTATCGTTCAACACGCTGTGCAACTACGAGGAGGCCTTGGGCAGAAGGAGCGTCAGGGTGGTCTCCTGCAACACCACCGGGCTCCTGCGCAGTATATGTAGTCTCTCCCGGATAGCCAGGATAAGGCGGATACGCGCCACTATAGTACGCCGCGCAGCGGACCCCAAGGAGGTGAAACGGGGCCCCGTCAACGCTATAGTGCCGAACCCCGCTAGGCTGCCCAGCCACCACGCGCTTGACGTTAAGACTGTGCTGCCGTGGCTCGACATAGCTACAGCCGCAGTGGTGGTGCCGACAACGCTGATGCACGTCCACGTGGTGGTTGCAGAGCTGGAGCAGCAAGTGTCCCGGGAGGACGTGGTCTCGGCGTTCGAGCAGACGCCTAGGATACTGCTCGCCGACGCTGACACGGGGCTGGCCAGCACTGCAGACCTGGTAGAGTACGCCAGGGATCTCGGAAGGAAGCGCTACGACATACCGGAGCTAGTAATATGGCTTGACAGCGTGGCAGTGCTTAACGACAAGGAGGTTATATGGATGCAGGCAGTGCACCAGGAATCAATAGTGGTCCCGGAGAACATTGACGCGATAAGGGCGGTGATGGAGAC contains:
- a CDS encoding ATP-dependent helicase, which translates into the protein MAITRVTSCPSDEEVYQLLRPYVAEWFRRRYGSFTLPQRCAIPLIKKGHNVLVSSPTGTGKTLAVFLGIIDELYRLAEEGRLEEQIYVVYVSPLRALNNDMRRNLLQPLEGIRKTAEEMGLSLPEIRVAVRTSDTPPSEKQRMTKNPPHILITTPESLAIALAAPKFRERLSTTRWIIIDEIHELASSKRGSHLSLSVERLDYATGGRLQRIGLSATIAPLEEVAKFLVGYRDTGEPRDCVIVDARFAKPVDIRVLCPVKDLIHTPADVVNEAIYRLLAKLIREHRTTLIFTNTRSATERVVYKLKKMLKEEGIADIDEIEAHHSSLSRDVRLSVEEKLKRGELRVVVSSTSLELGIDIGYIDLVVLLSSPKSVSRMLQRIGRAGHHIRQVSKGRIIVVDRDDLVECTVLAKAGMERKIDRVHIPRNPLDVLAQHLVGMAIERKWSIEEAYRLVKRSYTFHTLSFEDFMSVLRFLAGRYGLEEHKVYAKIWLDEKEGVFGRRRGARMIYYLNSGTIPDDVKVKVYTLEGRYVGDLEEAFVQILGPGDIFVLGGRTYEFIRSEGMRVYVKPAEGQKPTVPSWFSEMLPLAFDSALLIGAFRRRVADMIRNAVPKSEAVKRIASEYNLEPHAAENIYNYILEQYLFTDGLVPSDKLILVEIFHDHDEESTSIIFHSLFGRRVNDALSRAYAYKLTNMTNTNVRVTVTDNAFMLTVPGIRNDLDVHSLVYSVTPENIDDILRRVLRNTELLKRRFRHCAERGFMLLRRYRGRTRDPHSLQLNAQALLEAVERIPDFPLLREAYREILEDYMDIENARLVLRWIHNGDVKVALFGPTSVPSPFAHHIVVKGYSDIVLMEDRKKMLMELHSRVMELLAERLGRASGEAAAVGGE
- a CDS encoding type II glyceraldehyde-3-phosphate dehydrogenase, producing the protein MARVKVAVNGFGTIGKRVAEAVMKQPDMELVGVVKTKPDYVARYAVSRGIPLYAPSDRLEAFQEKRVPVEGSLEDLLGKVDVVVDATPGGMGAKYKPLYEKYGVKAIFQGGEKADVAEVSFNTLCNYEEALGRRSVRVVSCNTTGLLRSICSLSRIARIRRIRATIVRRAADPKEVKRGPVNAIVPNPARLPSHHALDVKTVLPWLDIATAAVVVPTTLMHVHVVVAELEQQVSREDVVSAFEQTPRILLADADTGLASTADLVEYARDLGRKRYDIPELVIWLDSVAVLNDKEVIWMQAVHQESIVVPENIDAIRAVMETAKSAEETMSITDKTLGITHGRIP
- a CDS encoding phosphoglycerate kinase, encoding MPCSLRNKYLIPTIDDLDKYFGIKGSKILIRIDINSPIKPETGEILDDSRIRAHAETLRELVERGAAVVAMSHQGRPGESDFVSLNKHAELLEKHTGMTIHFIDDVIGPAAREEIKKLRTGEILLLDNTRLVSEEIIEATPEKHAESIFVSRLAPLFNYYINDAFATAHRSQPSIVGFPMKLPSAAGRVMERELVALSKLYNPEERPRVFVLGGGKVHDTLRILEYLHSNRAVDRILATGLVAELFLVAKGVDIGEANMKVLESKGLLALLPRARRLLLKGLPIETPVDFKTLVNDNVEVEAIGSSIKGVIKDIGPQTIKMYVEIMKEARLIVLRGPAGVIEDPRFQDGSKELLRAAVESSAYVIVGGGHLNSIAAKLGLSERPNLHISTGGGALLLFLAGEDLPGLVALAKSAQKFFDKFLKQAALP